The Agreia sp. COWG nucleotide sequence AGGGCTCTTACGCGGTGATCTCCATCATCGCCGGCCACGGGCTGCTCGCCTTCCGTGACCCGTTCGGCATCCGGCCCCTGGTTCTGGGCAAGCGCAGCGATGCCAACGCGCTCGCCGGTGTTCAGCGCGACGAGTGGATCGTGGCGAGCGAGTCCCTGGTGCTCGAAGCATCCGGTTACGAGGTCGTACGCGAGGTCGCGCCCGGCGAGGCCATCTTCATCACGCAGAACGGCGAGATGTATTCCCGTCAGTGCGCGAAGAACCCCGTGCTCGTGCCGTGCTCCTTCGAGTACGTGTACCTGGCCCGCCCCGACAGCGTCATGAACGGCATCTCGGTCTACGAGGCTCGGTTGCGGCTCGGAAACCGGCTGGCCTCGACCATCGCGGACCTCACCCCGATGGGCGACATCGATGTGGTCATGCCGATCCCGGATTCGTCGAGGCCCGCTGCCATGCAGGTCGCCCAGAAGCTGGGGGTGGAGTACCGCGAGGGCTTCTACAAGAACCGCTACGTGGGTCGCACCTTCATCATGCCCGGGCAGGCGGAGCGCAAGAAGAGCGTTCGGCAGAAACTCAACGCCATGTCGACAGAGTTCAAGGGAAAGAACATCTTGATCGTCGACGACTCGATCGTGCGCGGAACGACCTCGAAAGAGATCGTCGAGATGGCCAGAGCGGCCGGGGCCAACAAGGTCACGTTCACCTCGGCCGCTCCCCCCGTGCGCTTTCCGCACGTCTACGGCATCAACATGCCCTCGCGCGAAGAGCTCATCGCCCATGGACGCAGCTTTCCCGAGATCGCCCGCGAGCTCGGGGCCGACCACCTGATCTACCAGGAGATCTCCGATATGGAGAGCGCCATCCTCGAGGGCAGCTCGGTGGAGAACCTCGAGATGAGCTGCTTCACGGGCGAATACGTCACCGGAACGGTGACCCCGGAATACCTGGCATTCATCGAGGCCACGCAGCACTCTTAGGGCACCTGCCCTAGCTCGGCAACGCACGAAGGGATCAGGGCCTGAGCCCTGATCCCTTCTGCTGGCGCTCGGTGCTAGACGAGCGCTCCGCGAGCGCGACGACGGGCGGTCATCACGATGCCTCCGGCGAGCATCAGAGCGAGAGCGATCCACAGCGCATCGATCCCCGCACCCGTGCGGGCCAGCGCGGCCGCATCACTCGAGTCGCTGAATCCGTCGCAGGCGACGGATGCGCCGAGGGGCAGACTGAACGACACGGGGTCGAGGGATGCGCCGGGCTGGTAGAAGCCGCCGAACGCCTCGGCGCCGGCCGCCGTCAACGTGGCCGGCACATCCGACCAGCTGATCGTGCCGCCGGAAACGGCCCCCGTGGAAAGCGACAGGGTCGCGAGAGTCACCGTGGCGTCCACCCCTGGGCCGCTCAGAGCCTTGGAGGTGACGCGCGCGATCAGTGACGCCGATCCGGGCCCGTTCACCTGGATCGCGGGGTTCGCGACGGTGAGTTCGAGCTTGCCCGCGTGGCCGGTGAAGTTCACCGAGCCGCCATAGCCGATCCTGCCCAGGCTGTCGGCCCGATTGTAGGTGCCCGATCCGCCACCCCAGACGAATTCCGAGCCGCTGACTCCCACACCGTTCTGCGAGATGATGCCCTTCGCGATCGGGCCGGCGATGTAACTACGGAACGACTCCTTGACGCCCCAGCTCAGGGTCGCACCCGTGACCTCGGATGCCACACACAGCTGTGCTGCCGGCAACGCCGAGACGGACTCGGCGACGACCGGAGCGGGCTCCACGACGACGGGCGTCGTTCCGGGGTTCCCTCCCGGCGTCTCGACGGGCACCTCGGCCGCCGCACCGAAGCTGAACGTCACGGGGTCGGCAGCCTGGCCGGCGTACTGCTCCCAGCCGGCGGAGAGCACGCTGGCGAAGGTGGCCGGGACAGCGGTCCAGTTGGACAGAGCGGCCACGGAAGACAGAGCCGCCACGCGAGACAGCCCGGAGGGGATGGTCAACGTCGCGAGGTCGATACGCGCGAGCGTGCTGATCCCGCCGGTCTCGGTCGTCGACGTCTCGGCCGAGAGCACGGCGCCCGTCGCGGTGAAGGTGACCCGCGGGTTCGCCAGGGCGAGGTCGAAGCCGTGCAGCGCACTCACGAAGCGCACCGTTCCGGCGTAGTCGATCGTTCCGAGGCCCGTGGCCGGGTCGTACGTTCCCGTGTCGGCCTGGCCGAACGTGTAGAGCCCGTCGGCGCCGATCGAGGCGCCACCCGTCGCGGTCGACGTCGCACCGAACATAGACAGGTAGGTGCGCCACGACTGCTTGAAACCCCAGACGAGGTCTCCCTCCTCGGTGGGGGTGGTGGGAACCGTCGGAACCTCGGGCACGACGGCCGTCCACGACAGGCCGATCGCCGAAGCAGGCTTGCGGGCCTGCGCGGCAGACTCGCTCGACGTGTAATAGAACGACCGGATGCTCGCGGGCACCTCGATGACGAACTGGTTCGACCACGCGTTGGCGTAGGCCGTCTTCGGAGCCGCGGCCAGAACGGCCCACGTTCCGGGAGCCGTCGTACCGGCGAAGTCGGGAACGAGGGTGGCCGTGTTGGTCACCGTGAAGTCGGGGAACGTCTCACCTGAGAAGGTCGAGACCACGAGCCGCTTCGAGACGGGGTTCTCGAACGTCGTGACATCCGCACTCCAGGTGCCGGAGCCATCCGCCGCTACGGCCAGCGTGGGATCGGTGAGCGTGACCCACGCGTCGGCCATGCCGGGGTAGGCCAGGGCCTTCATCGAGCCGGTGAACGTGACGATCGCGCAGTTCGCGTCGTACGACGCGACGCCGTTCGAGAGGGCGAACGTCTCATCTGAGACCGCGATGTCGCCCGTGGCGGACTTGTTCCAGTCGCTCGCGTAGTCGGACCAGTTCCACGATGCCGTGACGCCCGCGAGCCGGGTGGCGGATGCGCCGGTGCGGCACGACGTCGGGGCGCTCACGTCGACGACGCCGTAGTTCGCGGTGGTCGCCTTCGTCGACGACGCGAACGCAGCGGAGTCTGCGGGCGTGAACGTGGCGTTGAACGTGTGCCCTCCCGAGACGAGGGCGGAGGTGGTCAGCGACGCGACACCCGCGGAGACGGGGGCGGAACCGAGCGATACGGGGGTGCTACCCGACGCCGTGTCGGTGAACTCGACGGTTCCCGAGGCGGATGTCGGGGTGACCGTCGCCGTCAGTGTCACGGGCGAGCCGAGTCGCACGGGCGCCGCGGGGGTGATGGCCACGGTGAGCGAGGTCGCCTCGGCGGGCGTGACGGGAGCGGCCGTGACCGTGTGCGGGAGAGGGGCAGACGTCGATCCGACGAAGGCGGTCGGATCGGTGGGAACGAACTCCGCGGTCAGGCTGTGGGCACCGACGGCGAGCGAGGCCGCCGAGGTGGACGCGCTGCCGCCGGAGACGACGACAGGCGAGCCGATCGCAGCGCCGCCGTCGAGAAACTGCACTGAGCCCTCGGCGGAGGGGGTGACCGTGGCCGTCAGTGAGACAGAACCGCCCTCGACCGACGTGCCCGCGGGTGATGCGGCCAGTGTGGTCGTCGTCGGCGATGCGACGACGACAGGGGCCTCTTCGAAGGGAAGCGAGAACGAGACCTTCTCGAGCGCCGTGCCGACCGGGTAGCTCTGGAAGATGTCGACCCCACCCTGCGCCATGGTGGCCGAGACACCGCTGAACGAGGCGACGCCGCCGGCGGTCGAGACTGCGGCACCCGCCGTGCTGAGGGTGGCGACGATCGTCTGGCCGCTCGCCCCGGCCGAGTTCACGTAGTCGAAAGCCAGCGTGCCCGAGCCGTCGCCCGAGAGCTCGAGGCTCGGATTCGAGAGCGTGATGGCGACGCCGTGGCTCGGCACCGCCCACGAGATCGCTCCGCCGAAGCTGACGGACACCGCAGACGTGGCCTCATCGAACGAGCCGATGCCGGCGCTCGACCAGTGATAGGCAGGAGAGGTGGAAGCGCCATCCGATGCCGTCGCCGTTCCGCCGAAGGTGCTCACGTAGCTCTGCCACGACGACTTGACACCCCAGTCGAGCGTCGCAGCGGACACGTCGCCCGTCGCGGCCTGCGCCGGAAGCGCCGCGCCGACGACCGCCAACCCGGCCACGAGCACCGCCGCCATGCCCTGCGCCACGTATCGGGCAACTCTGCCTCTGACAGGTCCGCCCCTCGCTGCCGTGCTCCTCAAATCGCCCCTGCTCGCTGTGTTCGACACGTGGTGTGACTCTCGCTTTCTCGGTGTGCTGTGATGCCGCACGGATCGCGCGACCGAATCGATGCGGTGGCATCGTTTGTTCGTGACAGTACACGAATTTAGGTTAGCCTTACCAAACTAAGCCAATCCTTACTTCTCTCGCGATTCGAGTCCGACCGTGCCCCTCCGCCCTTCCTTCGTGCTGCTCGCGACGCTCGTCGTCGCCAGCCTGTCGCTCACCTCGTGCGCCTCGCCGTCGGCACCGCCGCCCGCATCGCAGGCAGCCGGATGCGACGGTGCAACCGCCCCCGTGCCGCTCGACGAGCTCGTGCCCGTCGACGATCCCCGCACCTGGGATGGACCCTCCACGGCCTGCCTCGCCAGCGACACCGTCGTGGTGCCGAGCGAGCGGCCGAGCCCACAACTGCCGGTCACGGTGACCGACAACCAGGGCTCGGAGGTCACCATCACCGACGCCAGCCGCATCCTCGCCCTCGACATGTCGGGCACGCTCGCGGCGACCGTCTTCTCCCTGGGCCTCGGCGACAATGTGGTGGGCCGCGACACCTCGACCGGATTCGCCCAGGCCCTCGACCTCCCGGTGGTCACGCAGGGCGGCCACCAGCTGAGCGCCGAAGCCATCCTCGCGCTCGCTCCGACGGTGGTGATCACCGACTCCTCGATCGGACCGTGGAACGTCATCCTGCAACTGCGTGACTCGGGGATCCCCGTCGTCGTCGTCACCCCTGAGCGCAGCATCGACAATGTCGACGACATCGTGTCGACGGTCGCTGCGGCGCTGGGAGTGCCGGAGGCGGGCGACGCGGTGAACGCGACTCTCGACATCCGGCTGGCGAAGACCCACGCCGAGATCGCGGCCATCGCGCCCGCCGACGACGCCGACAAGCTGCGGGTGCTCTTTCTCTACGTGCGAGGCTCGGCCGGGGTGTACTACATCTTCGGCGAGGAATCGGGGGCGGACGACCTCATCACGGGCCTCGGCGCCGTCGATGTCGCGGCAGAGATCGGCCTCAAGGGAATGCGTCCCCTCACCGCCGAAGCACTCGTGCAGGCGGCACCCGACGCGATCCTCGTCATGACGAAGGGGCTCGAGTCCGTCGGGGGTGTCGACGGGCTCATCCACGCGGTGCCCGCCGTTGCAGAGACGCCCGCCGGGGCCCACCGGCGCATCGTCGACATGAGTGACTACGACATCTTGAGCTTCGGCCCGCGCACGCCCGACGTGCTCGAGGCTCTGGCCCGCGCCTTGTACGCACCCTCCCCCGCACAGCCCGCGTCATGACCGGCGGGCACCTGGCGCTTCGGCGCGCGCTGCTGTTCTCGGGGCTTGGGGTAGGCCTCGTCGTGATCATCATCGTGTCTGCGGGCACGGGGCAATTGCAGATCTCTCCCTTCGAGGTCGTCGGGTCCATCCTGCGCACGGTCGGCATCGACACGGGATCGCTGCCCTCCCACGCGAACGGCGAAAGCGCGCTGTGGAACATCCGCTTTCCCAGGATCGCGCTGTCGCTGCTCGTCGGCGCCGCCCTCTCGGCCTCGGGCCTGCTGATGCAGGCCGTGTTCGGCAACCCGCTCGCCGAGCCGGGCGTGATCGGCGTCTCGAGCGGCGCGGCCCTCGGCGCCGCCTCGACCATCGTGTTCGGCTGGACGTTCTTCGGCGAGTGGACCATCGCCATCCTCGCCTTCGGCTGCGGACTCGTGGCGACCCTGGTCGTGTACACGATGTCGCGGGCCAACGGAAAGACCGAGGTGGTGACGCTCGTGCTCACCGGCATCGCCGTCAACGCGTTCACCTCGGCCGGGCTCGCGTTCCTGCTGTTCTTCGGCGATGCACAGGCCAGGGAGCAGATCGTGTTCTGGCAGCTCGGCAGCCTCAACGGCGCCCTGTGGCGAGACGTGTGGGTCACGCTGCCCGTCGCCGCCGTCGGGATCGCCGTCGCGCTGCTCATCGCGCGTCGACTCGATCTGCTCTCGCTCGGCGAGCGCAGCGCACGACATCTCGGCGTGAACGTCGAGGCCCTGCGCATCGGCACCATCGTGCTGGTCGCCTTGCTCGTCGCCGTGGCTGTCGCGTTCACGGGCGTCATCTCGTTCGTGGGGCTCGTCGTTCCGCACCTCATGCGCATGATCATCGGGCCCACTCACCGCCCCCTGCTCGTAGCGAGCGTGCTCGGCGGGGCCCTGCTGCTGGCGATCGCCGACCTCGTCGCCCGCACGGCCGTGCACTTCGCCGATCTGCCGATCGGCATGCTCACAGCGCTGGTGGGTGGGCCATTCTTCTTCTGGCTCCTGCGGCGCACCAGGCGAAAGTCGGGAGGCTGGGCATGACCCGGCACGACATCCCCGCCGGCCTCGCCCGCGGGGAGAACGCCATCTCGGCTCGCGGCGTCACGGTGACCATCGAGTCCACGGCCATCCTCGACGGTGTCGACCTCGATGTGCGCGCCGGCGAGGTGCATGCGCTCATCGGCCCGAACGGCGCCGGCAAGTCGACACTGCTCGCGGTCGTGGCCGGCGACATCCGGATGTCCGCCGGCACCGTCGAGATCGCCGGAACGAACCTCCACGACTGGAAGCTGAGGGACCTCGCGAGACGACGGGCCGTGCTGTTGCAACAGACGGGTGTGCTCTTTCCGTTCACCGTGCAACAGATCGTCGCCATGGGTCGCGAGCCCTGGCTCGGAACGGACCTCGACAGGGATGACGACGAGGCGGTGAGCTGGGCGCTCGAACTCGCCGACGTGACGCGCTTCGCAAATCGGCAGACACCCTCGCTGTCGGGAGGCGAGCGCGCCCGCACCGCTCTGGCCCGCGTTCTCGCCCAGCGCACGGGGGTGCTCCTGCTCGACGAGCCGACGGCCGCGCTCGATATCGCCCACCAGGAGCACGTACTGCAACTCGCACGCCGACGCGCGCTCGGCGGAGACGCCGTGCTCGTGGTTCTCCACGACCTGTCCCTCGCGGCCGCCTACGCAGACAGGGTGACCCTGCTCGAGAACGGGCGGGTCGCGTGCGCCGGACACCCCGACGAGGTGCTCACCGCCGAGAGGCTGAGCGCCGTCTACGACCACCCCATCGACGTGCTGCGCCATCCGCAGACGGGGTCGGCCATCGTCGTGCCCGTGCGCCACCCCCTCCTGTAGCACCCCCCTCTCTCACAGATCGAAGGAACGCAGACCATGACCATCCCGCTCTCTCGCAGCTTTCCCCGCCTCGCCGCCGCAGCAGCCGGCTTGGCACTTGCGGTCGCCGCGGCGCTCGCGCCCGCCGCTCCCGCATCGGCGGAGCCCCTGGTGAGCGTGACGGTCGAGGGCCAGCCGACCCTCGCGAACGTCGCATCCTCCACGCAGCCGACGGTCCTCTCCGTCTCTGGTTCGGGATTCCAGTCGATCGAGAACGGCTTCGGGGGAATCTACGTGCTGTTCGGCTGGGTCGACCCGGCCGGCTCCTGGCAGCCGAGCTCTGGCGGGGTCACCGCAACCTCGTACCGCTACGCCATGGACGACGAGACGGCGCCGCAGGGCTACCAGCGATTCCTGGCTTTTCCCGGTAGCGCCACCACGGACGCGGCGGCGGGCGGCCTGGTGAACGCCGACGGAAGCTGGTCGACCACGATCACCACCGCAGGGCCCACCTTCACCAGCGTCGATCGCAACAACGTCGAAACCTCGGTCGACTGCCTGAGCGTGCAGTGCGGCATCATCACGATCGGCGCCCACGGCGTCGTGAACCCCGCCAACGAGAGCTTCACCCCGGTGTCGTTCCGGGACCTGAGCGCGCCGGCCACGCCGACATCGACGGCCGCCCCCGCTCCCGCTGCGCTGATGAGCCCCCATGCCGAGCCGTCCACCGATCCCTCCGCTGATCCCTCCGCCGACCAGGATGCGACGACTCTCGTTCTGCCCATCGGGTTGGGGGCCGTCGGCCTGCTCGCGGCCGCGGTGGCCGCCGTCGTCATCGTGCGCCGAGCGCGGCGCACAGCTAGGTAGTTGTAGCTACAAGGAATATGTCAGGAGACCACGCTGTTCTCCTGAACATGACCATGAACCAGGATCTTCTCTCGGCCCAGACAGGCATGGGCGCTGTCACCCTCCGGGTCGGCGACCTCGACGGAATGATCGCCTACTACCGCGACGCGGTGACCCTCGAACTGCAGAACCACGAGGGTGACGTCGCCGTGCTCGGCCGGCGCGATGTCCCCGTCGTGATCCTGCAGCACGCACCCGAGCTGAGGCACGCCGCCCCGCGGTCCGCAGGGCTGTACCACACGGCCATCCTGTTCGAATCGGAGCCCGCCCTCGCCGCAGCCCTTTATTCGGTCGCGCAGCACGCACCCGGCACCTTCACCGGCAGCGCAGACCACCTCGTATCGAAGGCCTTCTACTTCACCGACCCCGAGGGAAACGGCGTCGAGCTCTATTGGGACAGGGCGCGCACCGAGTGGAGCTGGGCCCACGGACAGATCGAGATGGCGACGCTCTTCATCGATCCGAACGACTTCCTCCAGCAGAACGTCACACCCGAGCTCGTCGAGAACCCGCGCCTCGGCGGCGCCTCCGTCGGGCACGTGCACCTGTCGGTGGGAGACGTGGCCACCGCCCGCGAGTTCTATGTCGACAAGCTCGGCTTCGAGACCACGGCTGCCCTCGGCAACACCGCGCTCTTCGTCTCTGCCGGCGGCTATCACCACCACATGGCGATGAACGTCTGGGAGTCGCGCGGCGCCGGCAGGCGACCGCTCGCCCTGGGTCTCGGCCGCGTGGAGATCGTGGTTCCCAGCCTCGACGAGGTCGGCCGAGTGGGCGAACGCCTCGATCACTTTCGCACGCCCACCCGCGACGACGGCGCATCCCTCACCGTGACCGACCCCTGGAACAACGAGATCCGGGTCGTCGCGGCACGGTGATCCGGGCCTACGCCCCGTGCCGGGCCACGAGCTCGCGCTTCAGCACCTTGCCGCTCGGCCCCATCGGCAGGGCATCGACGATCGCCACCTCGCGGGGGTACTTGTAGGCGGCCACGTGCTCCTTGGCGAACTCCACCAGCTCTGGCGCGGTGGCCGTGGCGCTCGGCGACAGAACGACGGCGGCCACGACCTCCTGCCCGTGCACCTCGTGCGCGATGCCGTAGACCGCCGCCATCGACACGTCCGGATGCCCGGCCAGCACCTCCTCGACCTCCCGCGGGTACACGTTGTAGCCGTTACGCAGGATCATGTCCTTCTTGCGATCGAGAATGCGCAGGTAGCCGTCGTCGTCCTTTGTTCCGAGGTCGCCGGTGCGAAACCAGCCGTCGACGACCGAGCGCTGCGTATCGTCGTCGCGATGCAGGTACCCCTTCATGAGGTTGTGGCCTCGAATGACCAGTTCGCCCAGCTCTCCCCGCGGCAGCAGCTCGATGGCTTCGTCGACCTCGGCGCGCGCGATCTCGACGTCGACGCCCCAGATCGGGGTGCCGATCGTGCCGGGGCGAGGCGCGACGCCGCGCCGGTTGAAGCTGGCCACCGGCGAGGTCTCGGTGAGACCGTAGCCCTCGTGGATGTCGACGCCGAACACCTGCGTGAACCTCTCGATGATCGCGACCGGGATCGCGGCGCCACCGGAGACGCCGTAGCGGAGATCGGTCTCGATCGGCTCGGTTCCCGCAGCCGCGAGGATCACCATGTACATGGTCGGAACGCCGAAGAAGATCGTGCAGCCGTGCTGGGTGATCAGCTCGATCGCCCCCGCACCGTCGAACTTCGGCATCAGCACGATCGTGGCGCCCGCCCTGATGCCGGTGTTCAGCACGCAGGTCTGCCCGAAGGTGTGGAACAGGGGCAGGCACCCCAGCAGCACGTCGTCGCTCGACATGTCGAAGGTGCCCAGCAGCAGCGTGCTGGTCTGCTCGACGAGCGAGAAGTGACTGCCCTCCGCGCCCTTCGGATGCCCCGTCGTTCCGCTCGTGTAGAGGATCGTCGCCGTGTCCTCCGGCGCCCGCGCCACGTAGGTCTCGAGCGCGACCGCCTCGGCGGCCAGGTCTTCGAGGCGGTCGAAACCCACGGCATCCAGAGACTCGTCGTTCGAGTGCGGCGGCATCATGAGGGTGAGCACGTCGACGCCCGCGAGCGCCGCTCCCTTCGCACCCTCGCCGAGCAGCGGGGCCGCCGAGATGAGCAGGGTCGATCCGCTGTCCTTCAACACGAATGCGATCTCCTCGGCCTTGAGCAGCGCGTGAATCGGCACGACGATGCCGCCCAGCGCCAGGATCGCGTAATAGGCGCGCGGAAAGTCGGGCACATTCGGAATCAGGATGGCGACGGCCTGGCCCGGCGTCACGCCCCTGTCGCGCAGGGCCCCCGCGTACGTCAGCGTCTGCTGCCACAGGGCCCGGTAGCTGATCGACTGCTCCCCCACGATGAGCGCCGTCTTCTCGGGCAGGCGCGCCGCGGTCTCGGCGAGGATGGCGGCGACCGAGACGGTCGCGTAGCCGGATGGGGCGTGTTCCATGGTGTTCTCCAGTCGTCATTGACTTGCGATTCGAGGCTACGGTGCCGAGAGGCCGCCGCCAAGAGCCTTGCGCTGGACGCCCCGTAGATGCCCAGCGATTAGACTGGGGCGCATCCGCCCGTCACTTCTCGAAAAGAGTTCTCTGGTGCCCACAATCGTCGTCGAGGTCATGCCGAAGGCCGAACTTCTCGATCCCCAGGGCAAGGCCGTGCTCGGCGCCCTCACCCGCCTGGGTCAGTCGCAGTTCTCCTCTGTTCGGGTGGGCAAGCGCTTCGAGCTCACCCTCGAGGGCGACGTCACCGACGCCGTTCTCGCCGAGGTGCGCACCCTCGCCGACGAGATGCTCTCGAACTCGGTCATCGAAGACGTGGTGGGAATCCACGTGGTCTCTGCTGCTGGGTCGGCTTCCGCTACCGCCGAGGTCTCCGCCTGATGCGCATCGGCGTCGTCACCTTCCCCGGCTCGCTCGACGACCGCGACGCCCAGCGCGCGGTGCGCCTAGCCGGCGCCGAGCCCGTCGCACTCTGGCACGGCACGCACGACCTCGACGGGGTCGACGCCATCGTTCTTCCCGGCGGCTTCAGCTACGGCGACTACCTCCGCGCCGGCGCCATCGCCAGCCACTCCCCGATCATGGCCGAGGTCATCCAGGCCGCCGACCGCGGCGTTCCCGTGCTCGGAATCTGCAACGGCTTCCAGATGCTCACCGAGGCGCACCTGCTGCCCGGAGGCCTCATCCGCAACGACCACGGCTCGTTCATCTGCCGCGACCAGCGCCTTCGCGTCGAGAACACGGCGACGGCCTTCACGAGCGGCTTCAGCCAAGGCGAAGAGATCACCATCCCGCTCAAGAACGGCGAGGGCGGCTTCATCGCGTCAGCGGCCGAGCTCGAGCGACTCGAGGGCGAGGGCCACGTGGTGTTCCGCTACCTCGACGTGAACCCCAACGGCTCGCTCAACGACATCGCCGGTGTCACGAATGCCCGCGGCAACGTCGTCGGCCTCATGCCGCACCCCGAGCACGCCGTCGAGCCCGGCTTCGGCCCCGATACCCCGGATGCGATGCGCTCGGGCGTAGACGGACTCACGATGTTCACCTCGGCACTCGAGGGCCTGCTCGCCCGCGCGTAGCCGAGAACTCAGGCGGTCGGGGTCTTCGCCATCGCGTCTTCGAGCGCGACCCAGGCGAGCATCGCGCACTTGACCCGGGCGATGTAGCGCGAGACGCCGCCGAGAACCACGGCGTCGCCGAGCAGATCTTCGTCGCCCTCGAGGGTTCCCTTCGAGCGCATGAGCTCGCGGAAGGCGTCGATGCGCTCCGTGACCGCACCTCGGTCGAGGTCGACCACCAGATCTGAGAGCAGCGAGGCCGATGCCTGCGAAATCGCGCAGCCGTGGCCCTCCCAGCTCAGCGAGGTGATCGTCTCGCCCTGGGTGTGGATGCGCAGGGTCACCTCGTCACCGCACGTCGGGTTGAGCTGGTGCGACTCGGCAGAGCCGCCCTCACGCAGGCCGTGATTGTGCGGCGTGCGCGAGTGATCCATGATGACCTCTTGATAGAGGCTCTCGAGCGCGGTGCTCACAGGGAGGTTGTCCTTTCGACAGAAGACACGGAAGACGAATCAGGAGCAGGCGAAGGCGCCACGCCGAAGAATGCGGTCACACCGCGCACCCCCTCGAGGAACGCGTCGACCTCGGCCGGCGTGTTGTAGAGGTACGCGCTTGCCCGGGTGGTCGAGGTGATGCCGAAGCGGCGGTGCAGCGGCTGAGCACAGTGGTGGCCCACCCGCACGGCGATGCCGAGGTCGTCGAGGAACTGACCGACGTCGTGCGCGTGCACACCATCGACGACGAAGCTGGCCAGGCCGGAGCGCTCGACGCCGGCTGGTGGCCCGACGACGGTGACGCCCGGGATCTCGGCCAGCCCGGCGACGAGGCGCTGGCCCAGCTCCGCCTCCCAGTCATGGATGCGCTGCATACCCACGGAGGACAGGTAGTCCACGGCGGCCCCGAGCGCTATGACCTGGGACACCCGCTGGGTACCCGCCTCGAAGCGCTGCGGAGCCGGCAGGTACTCGGCCTTCTCCAGCGTGACAGTGGTGATCATGGAGCCGCCCGTGAGGAACGGAGGCATAGCGTCGAGCAGCTCCGCACGGCCGTAGAGAACCCCGATGCCGGTGGGCGCGAGCATCTTGTGCCCGGAAAACACGGCAAAATCCACGTCGAGGGCCGCGAGGTCGAGCGGGCGGTGCGGGGCCGACTGGCAAGCATCCAGCATGACGAGCGCACCGACCTCGTGTGCCAGCTCGACCAGATCGGCGAC carries:
- a CDS encoding HtaA domain-containing protein translates to MAQGMAAVLVAGLAVVGAALPAQAATGDVSAATLDWGVKSSWQSYVSTFGGTATASDGASTSPAYHWSSAGIGSFDEATSAVSVSFGGAISWAVPSHGVAITLSNPSLELSGDGSGTLAFDYVNSAGASGQTIVATLSTAGAAVSTAGGVASFSGVSATMAQGGVDIFQSYPVGTALEKVSFSLPFEEAPVVVASPTTTTLAASPAGTSVEGGSVSLTATVTPSAEGSVQFLDGGAAIGSPVVVSGGSASTSAASLAVGAHSLTAEFVPTDPTAFVGSTSAPLPHTVTAAPVTPAEATSLTVAITPAAPVRLGSPVTLTATVTPTSASGTVEFTDTASGSTPVSLGSAPVSAGVASLTTSALVSGGHTFNATFTPADSAAFASSTKATTANYGVVDVSAPTSCRTGASATRLAGVTASWNWSDYASDWNKSATGDIAVSDETFALSNGVASYDANCAIVTFTGSMKALAYPGMADAWVTLTDPTLAVAADGSGTWSADVTTFENPVSKRLVVSTFSGETFPDFTVTNTATLVPDFAGTTAPGTWAVLAAAPKTAYANAWSNQFVIEVPASIRSFYYTSSESAAQARKPASAIGLSWTAVVPEVPTVPTTPTEEGDLVWGFKQSWRTYLSMFGATSTATGGASIGADGLYTFGQADTGTYDPATGLGTIDYAGTVRFVSALHGFDLALANPRVTFTATGAVLSAETSTTETGGISTLARIDLATLTIPSGLSRVAALSSVAALSNWTAVPATFASVLSAGWEQYAGQAADPVTFSFGAAAEVPVETPGGNPGTTPVVVEPAPVVAESVSALPAAQLCVASEVTGATLSWGVKESFRSYIAGPIAKGIISQNGVGVSGSEFVWGGGSGTYNRADSLGRIGYGGSVNFTGHAGKLELTVANPAIQVNGPGSASLIARVTSKALSGPGVDATVTLATLSLSTGAVSGGTISWSDVPATLTAAGAEAFGGFYQPGASLDPVSFSLPLGASVACDGFSDSSDAAALARTGAGIDALWIALALMLAGGIVMTARRRARGALV
- a CDS encoding hemin ABC transporter substrate-binding protein, yielding MPLRPSFVLLATLVVASLSLTSCASPSAPPPASQAAGCDGATAPVPLDELVPVDDPRTWDGPSTACLASDTVVVPSERPSPQLPVTVTDNQGSEVTITDASRILALDMSGTLAATVFSLGLGDNVVGRDTSTGFAQALDLPVVTQGGHQLSAEAILALAPTVVITDSSIGPWNVILQLRDSGIPVVVVTPERSIDNVDDIVSTVAAALGVPEAGDAVNATLDIRLAKTHAEIAAIAPADDADKLRVLFLYVRGSAGVYYIFGEESGADDLITGLGAVDVAAEIGLKGMRPLTAEALVQAAPDAILVMTKGLESVGGVDGLIHAVPAVAETPAGAHRRIVDMSDYDILSFGPRTPDVLEALARALYAPSPAQPAS
- the purF gene encoding amidophosphoribosyltransferase, whose protein sequence is MCGIVGIVSSGPVNQQVYDSLLLLQHRGQDSTGIATADDSTFHIVKAKGQVREAFRTRDMRSLLGNVGLGHVRYATKGVAGNEQEAQPFYVNAPYGIVLIHNGNLTNTRELNQELFHIDRRHLNTSSDTELLLNVLATELQSQVSGLDLEPDQVFDAVANVHERIEGSYAVISIIAGHGLLAFRDPFGIRPLVLGKRSDANALAGVQRDEWIVASESLVLEASGYEVVREVAPGEAIFITQNGEMYSRQCAKNPVLVPCSFEYVYLARPDSVMNGISVYEARLRLGNRLASTIADLTPMGDIDVVMPIPDSSRPAAMQVAQKLGVEYREGFYKNRYVGRTFIMPGQAERKKSVRQKLNAMSTEFKGKNILIVDDSIVRGTTSKEIVEMARAAGANKVTFTSAAPPVRFPHVYGINMPSREELIAHGRSFPEIARELGADHLIYQEISDMESAILEGSSVENLEMSCFTGEYVTGTVTPEYLAFIEATQHS
- a CDS encoding heme ABC transporter ATP-binding protein, translated to MTRHDIPAGLARGENAISARGVTVTIESTAILDGVDLDVRAGEVHALIGPNGAGKSTLLAVVAGDIRMSAGTVEIAGTNLHDWKLRDLARRRAVLLQQTGVLFPFTVQQIVAMGREPWLGTDLDRDDDEAVSWALELADVTRFANRQTPSLSGGERARTALARVLAQRTGVLLLDEPTAALDIAHQEHVLQLARRRALGGDAVLVVLHDLSLAAAYADRVTLLENGRVACAGHPDEVLTAERLSAVYDHPIDVLRHPQTGSAIVVPVRHPLL
- a CDS encoding iron ABC transporter permease; the encoded protein is MTGGHLALRRALLFSGLGVGLVVIIIVSAGTGQLQISPFEVVGSILRTVGIDTGSLPSHANGESALWNIRFPRIALSLLVGAALSASGLLMQAVFGNPLAEPGVIGVSSGAALGAASTIVFGWTFFGEWTIAILAFGCGLVATLVVYTMSRANGKTEVVTLVLTGIAVNAFTSAGLAFLLFFGDAQAREQIVFWQLGSLNGALWRDVWVTLPVAAVGIAVALLIARRLDLLSLGERSARHLGVNVEALRIGTIVLVALLVAVAVAFTGVISFVGLVVPHLMRMIIGPTHRPLLVASVLGGALLLAIADLVARTAVHFADLPIGMLTALVGGPFFFWLLRRTRRKSGGWA